The Cuculus canorus isolate bCucCan1 chromosome 3, bCucCan1.pri, whole genome shotgun sequence DNA window TGTAACATAGCCCACGAAGCTCCAAAGGGGACTGTTCTTTCTTGTAGTAGTGTCTTGTCTGTATTTACCgtgcagaaaagctgctgctcctgAACATGGCCAGACACTGTCAGGCAGTGTTTGTCTCCATCTCACCCAAGTCCCCTTGTAGCCGTCAGGTTGTTTGGCTGCAGTGTGCAAACTTGGGTGGTGGTAAATTTATTGTGATGTATGATCCTTCACAGGGATTGTGCACAGGGCAGCTCTCCCTCCAGAACGTCTTGAGTGCTGTCCACGTACAGGCGTTTTAGAGTTGATATTTGAGCATTTTGGGATGAATTGTGCTACTCAGAGTAAAGGATTGGAAACTGAACTCCTAGATTTGCTTTCAAACACCTAGAGAGGGTGACAGAGGAGAGGTTTGATGGCCAAGCATGCCTGATACTGAGAGGGGAATTTTCTTGACTTCTTAGCCCAGCATTTTCCACTGAATCATGACTAACACGTAATCAGTCCCTCAGCTTTGAATTCTGCAGCGTGAAGGGCAGCATTGCTGAGCACAGTTACACCACTCAGGGAGCTGGTTTGGGACTACTCTAGTATAGTTAGGGAGTAAGTGGCACAGTTGCACTGGTATCTCGTGTTTGGAGATGAGCGGCTGAGAgctgtagaatcatggaacatTAACCCCGCTTCTGAATTTCCTGTATGGAGTGGCTTGTTTAGTGTGGATTTAGGGATGTCACGCTCCTCCAGTTGTCGCCTTTCCTCCACATGCCTTAACTTCAACCACCTCATCTTCAGTAGTGGCAAAGTTTCAGTAATCCTTTATCATCAGATTTGCCTGTTTGTTTCCAGGAGCTCCCAACACAGCAGAATTGAGAATTTGTCGTGTGAACAAGAACTGTGGAAGTGTAAAAGGAGGAGATGAAATATTTCTACTGTGTGACAAAGTTCAGAAAGGTAATCTTGCctagtcttttttctttccctctgtcccTAATGGCTGACACTACCACTTTCTAGCCCGGGAACAGAAGCCCTTCACCACACTTGTGTGTAAGTGGTTGGGTTTTATAGTTGGGCAGAATAGCTTTCAGGTTCAAGGGCTCTCAGTACCTCTGAAAGATACTCAGTCCCATTAAAGTTGAGCGATTTACTTTGCATCTGAATTCCGAGTCTTCTTTGTTTCTCTAACCCTTTTACTGCTGCaagttttcagttcttcagGTTAACAagcatcttctgtttcttaTGGGCTAGATGATATAGAAGTCAGATTTGTCTTGGACAACTGGGAGGCCAAGGGTTCCTTCTCACAAGCTGATGTTCATCGTCAAGTTGCAATTGTGTTCAGAACACCACCATTTCTCAAAGACATCACTGAGCCTGTCACAGTGAAAATGCAGTTGCGAAGACCTTCAGACCAGGAAGTCAGTGAACCTATGGATTTCAGATACCTACCAGATGAAAAGGGTATGGTTCCAATTAGCCATGTTTCTTAAAAGCCATAACTGGTGCTTGTGTTGATTATGAACAGTAGCTTAATTAGTAAAAATTCTACAATCCTCCTTCTACAAAGTagattttggggttttaaaagtaaaaatagtcAGTTTGCTCCCTCTTTCAATTAATGTCTTGAGCCACTGTTAATAACATCGTCTTGGTTAGTGCTCTCACAtctgaaatagttttctttaaatatattttactacAATTATGAGCTACTAGTGTAAGTTTTGGAAAGTTCCTCTACTAATTATAtcaaaaagaaatgtaacaCTTGTTCCTTCTACTCCTTTCTCTGTAGATCCATATGGcaacaaagcaaaaaggcagAGATCGACATTGGCTTGGCAAAAGCTCATACAGGACTGTggtaaggaaaataattgtctttGTCTTGTTCAAGCCAACTTATATTTAGATGGAGTATTTgctataaaagcaaaaatgcagtGTAGAGTCATGCTTTCTTCCATTGCAGGATCAAATGTGACGGAGAGGCCCAAAGCAGCTCCATTCCCTGCTGTCTCTTCTGAAGTGAAGCTAATTAAGAAAGGTAGGTTTTTGCCTGCATGCCCCAGTCCAATAGCGGTTTGAAACAAATAGTGCCTGATGGCTGTGAGGAAGGGCATTTTTCAGGTGGCCACTGGAGTTCCCAGGGCAGCGGTAGTACCCATCTCTtagtttttctcctcctttttctcctctggtttCTCCTCAAAGCCTCAGCGATGCTGCAGCTTTCCCTTTGCATGGAGAGGGCTACACCTTCTTCATCTTAAAGCGTTGCTAGCTTTCAGCCTTAATTTAGACAACCACCGATTTTCTCTGAGTTCAGATATTCAGCCCTTCAAACGCACACTCAGTTCCTGGCCTTCCCTCCTCTTTGCTTGAAATGCTAATATTCTCTTCAGGGTTTCTTCTTGTAGGTACTGGTACTTTGGACTGTAAAAACTGAACCCCACTTTGCCATAAGTGTAGCTGTCACCTTCAGCATTTGCCATAGAGGGGTGAGGTGTTGTCTTGCTGCTGTCCAGAAATCTGAGGTCCACCCTGGAGAGCAGTTCAGCATGTACGATAGTGCACATGCACATGGACTTAGGGGTCACCTtaattgctctctacaactacttaaaagaaggttgtagtgaagcagttgttggtctcttctcccaagtaagaagtgatagagacgagaggaaatggcctcaagttgcgccaggggaggtttagattggatattgggaaaaatttgtttactgaaagagtggtgaaacatttaaacaggctgcccagggaagtggtggagtctctcATCACTGtaggtgttaaaaaaaccatgtagatgtggcactttagAACATGGGtcagtaggcatggtggtggtgtgttgatggttggacttgacgatcttagaggtcttttccagtcttagTGGTTCTATGATATAATCTTACTAAGACAGCACcatttttactttgctttttatcACTTGcaattctaaaaatatttaaaatgtcattaaaatgcagtcatatctttctttttccatagaACCAAACTTGTTTCCATCCACGCTGATGATGCCGGGGCTAGGAACCCTGCCCAGCACTAGTCAGATCTACCCTGGTTGCAACCAGATTCCCCATCCACCAGCACAGGTGGGGTCAGGAAAGCAAGACACGCTCTCATGCTGGCAGACGCTGTACAGTACCGCCTCTTCAGCCAGCAGCCTGCTAAATACGCACCCACAGAACAGCTTTGTGACAGATGTGTCCCAGtctgctgctcagagcagcagctcgCTCTTGACTTTTCATGACAGCCCTCTGAACTGGCCTGATGAGAAGGATTCAGGCTTCTACCGGAATTTCAGCAGCACAAATGGGATGGGAGCAGTGGCGGTGTCAACTGCAGACGTGCAGAGTGCTTCTAGTAACAGCATCGTGCACCAGGCTCATCCCACTAGTGTGCCCACAGCCAGCATCCTGAACATGGAGACCGATGACATGAACTGCACCAGTATAAACTTCGAAAAGTATAATCCAGTGTTAAATGCGAGCAatcccaggcagcagctccctcaGGTGCCTCCAACTTGCCCGCCTGTAGCAACCCTGGGCAGCAGCACACCTTTTAATTTGCGAGCTACCTTAGCTGATGCAGCAGCTTATAGTTTTATAGACGAAGAAGTTTTAAGTGAGTCGAGATTATCTGCCAACCCGATCCCAAATGATCAGAATAGCATTGCAGATAACCAGTACTATGACACCGACGGTGTCCACACTGATGAGCTCTATCAGTCTTTCCAATTTGATAACATATTACAAAGCTATAACCATTGAGCCGCTGGAAGCGAGCATGTAGCGCTTCTCAGGTGGCTATAGATGTGTGAAGAGGAGTAACTTACCCTTCTGGAGtccctgttttctctttcagaatgTTACTACGCAAGTTTCCTGATCTAACTTAAAGTTATATATCACACCCCAAAGACTGCTGCCTATAAAGAAGAGAGGTGGGAGTAGCTACTAGCATTTGCGGGTTCTGTACCCTGAAAGTACCTTgtatacatatttttacattGTTGGAAAAGGGAAGTGTTAACACTTGAATCTTCCTTACCTTTGGGGACTAAAAGCTGTTATATTTAGAAGGGTTAAAATTGCAAATACTTCACAGggttaaaattatttgaaaaataacattttttttgctatgaaaactaaatttttgatagaaattaggaaaaataccTGCACATGAGCACGCTAGTTCAGACTCACCTAACAATAGTAAAAGTTTTACTTAACTTACTTGAAAGGCTTAAGTTTCTTACCCTCTTTCATATAATATCTTCTCCTAAACCAAGATCATGACTTGTCACATTTTTGCCACACTCCATTTGCTTTGAAGGCAAATTTActctaaaatttttt harbors:
- the REL gene encoding proto-oncogene c-Rel; translation: MAGGSEPYIEIFEQPRQRGMRFRYKCEGRSAGSIPGEHSTENNKTFPSIQILNYYGKVKIRTTLVTKNEPYKPHPHDLVGKDCRDGYYEAEFGPERRVLSFQNLGIQCVKKKDLKESISLRISKKINPFNVPEEQLHNIDEYDLNVVRLCFQAFLPDKHGNYTVALPPLISNPIYDNRAPNTAELRICRVNKNCGSVKGGDEIFLLCDKVQKDDIEVRFVLDNWEAKGSFSQADVHRQVAIVFRTPPFLKDITEPVTVKMQLRRPSDQEVSEPMDFRYLPDEKDPYGNKAKRQRSTLAWQKLIQDCGSNVTERPKAAPFPAVSSEVKLIKKEPNLFPSTLMMPGLGTLPSTSQIYPGCNQIPHPPAQVGSGKQDTLSCWQTLYSTASSASSLLNTHPQNSFVTDVSQSAAQSSSSLLTFHDSPLNWPDEKDSGFYRNFSSTNGMGAVAVSTADVQSASSNSIVHQAHPTSVPTASILNMETDDMNCTSINFEKYNPVLNASNPRQQLPQVPPTCPPVATLGSSTPFNLRATLADAAAYSFIDEEVLSESRLSANPIPNDQNSIADNQYYDTDGVHTDELYQSFQFDNILQSYNH